The following coding sequences are from one Streptomyces sp. NBC_00536 window:
- a CDS encoding TetR/AcrR family transcriptional regulator — protein sequence MAADTKSRMISAAIGLLQRHGLAAMSFTDVLAESGAARGAIYHHFPGGKQQLALEAASRNAEDVRAHLHALPARTPREVVEAFLGNVRPVVQASAGGGGCAVAAVTVDGGAAIADQGSLRTVAAEGFAGWVGELTGKLTQAGMSSSEAADLATLMIVTLEGAHILCRAAGSIAPFDRAATALLSALPGSG from the coding sequence ATGGCCGCGGACACGAAGTCCCGCATGATCAGCGCAGCGATCGGGCTGCTGCAACGCCATGGCCTGGCCGCGATGTCCTTCACCGACGTCCTGGCCGAGAGCGGTGCCGCGCGCGGGGCGATCTATCACCATTTCCCCGGCGGCAAACAGCAGCTCGCGCTCGAAGCCGCCAGCCGTAACGCGGAGGACGTCCGCGCTCACCTGCACGCACTGCCGGCGCGCACGCCGCGCGAAGTCGTGGAGGCGTTCCTCGGAAACGTCCGCCCCGTGGTGCAGGCGTCCGCCGGGGGCGGCGGCTGCGCAGTCGCGGCGGTCACCGTCGACGGAGGTGCGGCCATTGCCGACCAGGGCAGCCTGCGTACTGTCGCCGCCGAAGGGTTCGCCGGCTGGGTCGGCGAGCTCACCGGAAAACTCACCCAGGCCGGAATGAGTTCATCCGAGGCCGCCGATCTGGCCACTCTCATGATCGTTACGCTCGAAGGCGCCCACATCCTGTGTCGCGCCGCGGGCAGCATCGCGCCTTTCGACAGAGCCGCCACGGCCCTGCTCTCCGCCCTCCCGGGCTCAGGCTGA
- a CDS encoding alpha/beta fold hydrolase, translated as MAAVVLVHGLYHRPEHFAVVAERLRATGSEVVVPELHRGSLSADTAAVQAVIDALPEPPLVLGHSYGGSVITGVRGAGHLVYLAAFVPDAGESAAGLGGASPQLQDAIVREPDGSTSLHPDRAIDALYGDCPEPLATRAAGLLRTQAPGCGRGVPDHQAWKHTPSTYVVCAQDRAIDPGLQRTMASRCTDVREWHTGHSPFVGQPDLVVQLLRELLATHTPPGRDEAITTTP; from the coding sequence TTGGCCGCAGTGGTGCTCGTTCACGGCCTCTATCACCGTCCCGAGCACTTCGCCGTGGTGGCGGAACGGTTGCGGGCCACGGGAAGCGAGGTCGTCGTTCCCGAACTCCACCGAGGCTCGCTCTCCGCTGATACAGCCGCTGTCCAAGCCGTCATCGACGCACTGCCGGAGCCACCGCTCGTGCTCGGCCACTCCTACGGAGGGTCGGTGATCACAGGGGTGCGCGGCGCGGGGCACCTGGTCTACCTGGCCGCCTTCGTGCCGGATGCCGGTGAGAGCGCGGCCGGTCTGGGCGGCGCGTCCCCGCAGCTCCAGGACGCGATCGTCCGTGAACCCGACGGCTCGACCAGCCTCCACCCCGACCGCGCCATCGATGCCCTCTACGGCGACTGCCCCGAACCCCTCGCCACCCGGGCGGCCGGCCTACTGCGTACGCAAGCCCCCGGCTGCGGACGAGGAGTCCCGGACCACCAGGCCTGGAAGCACACCCCCTCCACCTACGTCGTCTGCGCACAGGACCGGGCCATCGACCCAGGCCTCCAGCGGACGATGGCCTCGCGCTGCACCGACGTACGCGAATGGCACACCGGCCACTCCCCGTTCGTGGGCCAGCCCGATCTCGTCGTGCAACTCCTGCGGGAACTCCTCGCTACCCACACTCCACCTGGGCGAGACGAAGCCATCACAACCACTCCTTGA
- a CDS encoding ATP-binding protein yields MWPTTVRARATVGACAVVAAALAIASYALLGFLGANLMRNAEDDAERQALTVAQLAADGKLDQVRPPAHGADFVQVVSADGRVLLASPNLAGTQPIRTANPQRPGTLFHTWRVRPLGGEHHQRVVQITTDTPQGLVTVYAGTSLREAEAADDTTTAALAIGGPLLLATVAMVTWWVTGRALGPVEAIRAEVAEITDRDLHRRVPVPPTHDEIARLAQTMNATLDRLESSGARQRQFIADASHELRSPITVLRTQLEVALAVRDPELWPELISGALEDIERLQQLTVDLLLLARIDAAQPAPTVRLDLASLVRDATESRLGDRVPVRTDLAEGIEVLGSELWLTRVVTNLLDNAQRFADGRVDVVLRTTSGPGGRTAVLEVTDDGPGIPPADRERAFERFTRLDDARSRDHGGAGLGLAIARDLTAHHGGTLTAEDPTHSTHSTDFTDSRQGARLVVRLPLAQTD; encoded by the coding sequence CTGTGGCCCACCACGGTCCGGGCCCGTGCCACCGTGGGTGCCTGCGCCGTCGTGGCGGCGGCCCTGGCGATCGCCTCGTACGCCCTGCTCGGGTTCCTCGGAGCCAACCTGATGCGCAACGCCGAGGACGACGCCGAACGGCAGGCCCTCACCGTCGCGCAGCTCGCCGCCGACGGAAAGCTGGACCAGGTACGTCCGCCCGCCCACGGCGCCGACTTCGTCCAGGTGGTGAGCGCGGACGGCCGCGTCCTGCTCGCCAGCCCGAACCTCGCCGGGACACAGCCGATCCGAACCGCGAACCCGCAGCGCCCGGGCACGCTCTTCCACACCTGGCGGGTCCGCCCGCTCGGCGGCGAGCACCACCAGCGGGTCGTCCAGATCACCACGGACACCCCGCAGGGCTTGGTCACCGTCTACGCGGGCACCTCGCTGCGCGAAGCCGAGGCCGCCGACGACACCACCACGGCCGCCCTCGCCATCGGAGGTCCCCTGCTCCTCGCCACCGTCGCGATGGTCACCTGGTGGGTCACCGGCCGGGCGCTCGGGCCGGTCGAGGCGATACGCGCCGAGGTCGCCGAGATCACCGACCGCGACCTGCACCGCCGGGTCCCGGTGCCGCCCACGCACGACGAGATCGCGCGGCTCGCGCAGACCATGAACGCCACCCTGGACCGGCTGGAGTCCTCCGGCGCCCGCCAGCGCCAGTTCATCGCCGACGCCTCGCACGAACTGCGCAGCCCGATCACCGTCCTGCGCACCCAGCTGGAGGTGGCCCTGGCCGTACGGGATCCCGAGCTGTGGCCCGAGCTGATCAGCGGAGCCCTCGAAGACATCGAGCGGTTGCAGCAGCTCACCGTCGACCTCCTCCTGCTCGCCCGCATCGACGCGGCGCAGCCGGCGCCGACCGTCCGGCTGGACCTGGCCTCCCTGGTGCGCGACGCCACGGAGTCCCGCCTGGGCGACCGGGTCCCCGTACGTACGGACCTGGCCGAGGGCATCGAGGTGCTCGGCAGCGAGCTGTGGCTCACCCGGGTGGTCACCAACCTGCTCGACAACGCCCAGCGCTTCGCCGACGGGCGCGTGGACGTAGTCCTGCGAACAACCAGCGGGCCAGGCGGGCGCACCGCCGTACTGGAGGTCACCGACGACGGTCCGGGCATCCCGCCGGCCGACCGCGAGCGGGCCTTCGAACGCTTCACCCGCCTCGACGACGCCCGCAGCCGCGACCACGGCGGAGCCGGCCTGGGCCTCGCCATCGCCCGCGACCTGACCGCCCATCACGGCGGCACCCTGACAGCGGAGGACCCGACGCACTCCACGCACTCCACGGACTTCACGGACTCCAGGCAGGGCGCCCGCCTCGTCGTCCGCCTGCCGCTGGCCCAGACGGATTGA
- a CDS encoding sensor histidine kinase yields MDHVMPSPPLLGRLPSGVWTALCWCAAALFALLLFATTTYRMAPLHPHPGVRQPVLLGLVLEVGLAVVLALAIGWARRRPLLVFGVLLAESVVMLALGVKTWPLFLAMDGLVCYIAVVRPRRIAVAAAITELAVWSGEWLAVSHGQDVFSDFLSTLLAVAASVVIPWTIGNSIRQQRLYSQALRAQAATQAVTAERLRIARELHDMVAHSVGVIAIQAGAARLVLDTQPAGARKALDAIEVTSRETLAGLRRMLVSLRRAEAGEAGEEGERTGTVNGSPAAGLEAVDQLAGRTADAGVRVEVRWLGQRRPIPPEIDLAAFRIIQEAVTNAVRHSGTDRCRVSVEYGDEELAIEIVDDGRGGSRGDVTTGGTGFGIPGMRERVALLNGRFSAGPGPEGGFRVSARLPA; encoded by the coding sequence GTGGATCACGTGATGCCGAGTCCCCCGTTGCTGGGACGGTTGCCGTCGGGTGTGTGGACGGCCTTGTGCTGGTGCGCCGCCGCGCTGTTCGCACTCCTGCTGTTCGCCACGACGACGTACCGGATGGCGCCGCTCCACCCGCACCCGGGCGTGCGTCAGCCGGTGCTCCTGGGGCTCGTGCTGGAGGTGGGACTGGCCGTCGTCCTGGCGCTGGCGATCGGCTGGGCCCGTCGGCGGCCGCTGCTGGTGTTCGGGGTGCTCCTGGCCGAATCGGTGGTGATGTTGGCGCTCGGCGTGAAGACATGGCCGCTCTTTCTGGCGATGGACGGCCTGGTCTGTTACATCGCGGTCGTGCGTCCGCGCCGGATCGCTGTCGCGGCCGCCATCACCGAGCTGGCGGTGTGGTCCGGCGAATGGCTGGCGGTCAGCCACGGGCAGGATGTGTTCAGCGATTTCCTCAGCACCCTGCTGGCCGTCGCGGCGAGCGTCGTGATCCCCTGGACGATCGGCAACTCGATCCGTCAGCAACGCCTCTACAGCCAGGCTTTGCGCGCGCAGGCCGCCACCCAGGCGGTCACGGCCGAACGGTTACGGATCGCCCGCGAGCTGCACGACATGGTCGCCCACAGCGTCGGCGTCATCGCGATCCAGGCCGGCGCGGCGCGCCTGGTCCTCGACACCCAGCCGGCCGGAGCGCGCAAGGCGCTGGACGCCATCGAGGTCACCAGCCGCGAAACGCTGGCCGGCCTGCGCCGCATGCTGGTCTCGCTGCGTCGTGCGGAGGCAGGGGAAGCCGGGGAGGAGGGGGAGCGTACGGGTACGGTGAACGGCTCTCCGGCAGCGGGCCTGGAGGCCGTCGACCAGTTGGCGGGGAGGACGGCGGACGCCGGCGTCCGGGTCGAGGTCCGCTGGCTGGGGCAACGGCGCCCGATACCCCCCGAGATCGACCTCGCCGCCTTCCGTATCATCCAGGAGGCGGTCACCAACGCCGTGCGCCATTCCGGCACCGACCGCTGCCGGGTGTCCGTGGAGTACGGGGACGAGGAGCTGGCCATCGAGATCGTCGACGACGGGCGCGGCGGGTCGCGCGGTGACGTGACGACGGGGGGAACCGGTTTCGGGATCCCCGGGATGCGCGAGCGGGTCGCCCTGCTGAACGGCCGCTTCAGCGCGGGGCCCGGACCCGAGGGCGGCTTCCGGGTGTCGGCGAGGCTGCCCGCATGA
- a CDS encoding response regulator transcription factor → MTIRVVLADDQELIRAGLSMVITDIPDIEIVGEAGTGARAVELAAELRPDVVVMDIRMPVMDGIEATLAITHTATPPRVLMLTTFDDDENVYASLRAGASGFLVKDMALVDIVAAIRVVAGGDALIAPSVTSRLIADITSRPNPSPPRREITGLTQREHEVLVLVGSGMSNGEIAAHLFIGLATAKTHVARLLTKLDARDRVQLVIAAYEAGLVPPRG, encoded by the coding sequence ATGACGATCCGCGTCGTGCTCGCCGACGATCAGGAGCTGATACGTGCCGGGCTGAGCATGGTCATCACCGACATCCCCGACATCGAGATCGTAGGCGAGGCCGGAACGGGTGCGCGGGCCGTTGAGCTGGCCGCGGAGCTGCGGCCCGACGTCGTGGTGATGGACATCCGCATGCCCGTCATGGACGGCATCGAAGCCACCCTGGCGATCACCCACACGGCCACACCGCCGCGCGTACTCATGCTCACCACGTTCGACGACGACGAGAACGTCTACGCCTCGCTGCGGGCCGGCGCGAGCGGATTCCTGGTCAAGGACATGGCGCTGGTGGACATCGTCGCGGCGATCCGCGTGGTGGCCGGCGGCGACGCGTTGATCGCGCCGAGCGTCACCAGCCGCCTCATCGCCGACATCACCAGCCGGCCCAACCCCTCCCCGCCGAGGAGGGAGATCACCGGCCTCACCCAACGTGAACACGAGGTACTGGTCCTGGTCGGGAGCGGCATGTCCAACGGCGAGATCGCCGCCCACCTTTTCATCGGCCTCGCCACCGCGAAGACCCACGTGGCCCGCCTGCTGACCAAACTCGACGCCCGCGACCGCGTCCAACTCGTCATCGCGGCTTACGAGGCGGGGCTGGTTCCGCCGAGGGGATGA
- a CDS encoding enoyl-[acyl-carrier-protein] reductase FabV, whose amino-acid sequence MSLRQIDPKQRGFLIVNSHPTGSAETVTRMWDKIPARTDGSSPVVLLLGHSAGYGLATLLTGLRRHGIRGVGVAYEGAETERRTATAGWYRTAAAARLAAEVGSDFVFVNTDAFSEKGKAEVLDLVKERFGTVDYLIYSLAAPRRTDPVTGTVHHSVIKPLGQPYQAPALDFSDGTAKVSSIRLEPATEDETYATEQVMGGADWQLWVEALAERSLLADRFTTVALTYIGSELTAPVYRQGTIGAAKKHLENTAGDLNDTVLADGQRAFTVVAGAAVTQASSAIPSIALYTAFLHTVLGDRFRTTAQQAEDLWDQLTGTAPLVTDEQGRIRLDGWELDPKVQDQVRELWADPQAGLASAPAGAAWFMSQLRDLYGWGLDGIDYDQPDQTTVAWPTPQKSGVAQSHE is encoded by the coding sequence GTGAGCCTCCGGCAGATCGACCCGAAGCAGCGCGGCTTCCTGATCGTCAACTCCCACCCCACCGGCTCCGCCGAGACGGTCACCCGGATGTGGGACAAGATCCCGGCCCGCACCGACGGCAGCAGCCCGGTGGTGCTGCTCCTCGGCCACAGCGCCGGATACGGCCTGGCCACCCTGCTCACCGGGCTCCGCCGGCACGGGATCCGCGGCGTCGGTGTCGCCTACGAAGGCGCCGAGACCGAGCGCCGCACCGCCACCGCCGGCTGGTACCGCACCGCGGCCGCCGCCCGCCTCGCCGCCGAAGTCGGCAGCGACTTCGTCTTCGTCAACACCGATGCCTTCTCTGAGAAGGGCAAGGCCGAAGTCCTCGACCTGGTCAAGGAGAGGTTCGGGACGGTCGACTACCTGATCTACAGCCTCGCCGCGCCCCGGCGCACCGACCCGGTCACCGGCACGGTCCACCACTCCGTGATCAAACCGCTCGGCCAGCCCTACCAGGCCCCCGCCCTGGACTTCTCCGACGGCACGGCCAAGGTCAGCAGCATCCGCCTGGAGCCCGCCACCGAAGACGAGACGTACGCCACCGAACAGGTCATGGGCGGCGCCGACTGGCAGCTGTGGGTCGAAGCCCTCGCCGAGCGATCCCTGCTCGCCGACCGCTTCACCACCGTCGCGCTCACCTACATCGGCTCCGAACTGACCGCCCCGGTCTACCGCCAGGGCACCATCGGCGCCGCCAAGAAGCACCTGGAGAACACCGCCGGGGACCTCAATGACACCGTCCTCGCGGACGGCCAGAGGGCGTTCACCGTCGTCGCCGGAGCCGCCGTCACCCAGGCCTCCAGCGCCATCCCCTCCATCGCCTTGTACACCGCCTTCCTCCACACCGTCCTCGGCGACCGCTTCCGCACCACCGCACAGCAGGCAGAAGACCTGTGGGACCAGCTCACCGGCACCGCACCGCTCGTCACCGACGAGCAGGGCCGCATCCGCCTCGACGGCTGGGAACTCGACCCGAAGGTCCAGGACCAGGTCCGGGAGTTGTGGGCGGATCCGCAAGCCGGACTCGCGTCGGCGCCCGCGGGCGCCGCCTGGTTCATGAGCCAGCTCCGCGACCTGTACGGATGGGGGCTCGACGGCATCGACTACGACCAGCCCGACCAGACCACCGTCGCCTGGCCCACGCCACAGAAATCAGGAGTCGCGCAGTCGCACGAATAG
- a CDS encoding LysR family transcriptional regulator, translating to MQLDLNLLTALDALLEEGSVAGAAARLHVTSPAMSRSLGRIRKATGDQILVRTGRSMVPTTRALAMRAQVHALVQQAHHLLSAQQELDLAALDRVFTVRWHDALTAACGTALITAVHGQAPGVRLRLSAEPGTDDAELRRGEVDLESSSSPPALPDIRHRLVGSDRLVVAVRPGHPLTSGPLTLQRYAAAEHLTVSRRGSLRDPIDDALTTHGLERHVVAAGPTAAFALRLALDTDLVVTLPDAVTRTAREHLGLTTLPPPLPLPDVPLYLLWHQRYDDDRAHTWLRDLATETVQALFTPPTSSPQALTDRTGK from the coding sequence ATGCAACTGGATCTGAACCTGCTCACCGCCCTGGACGCCCTGCTGGAAGAGGGCAGCGTCGCCGGCGCGGCAGCACGCCTCCACGTCACCTCACCGGCGATGAGCCGCTCCCTGGGCCGCATCCGCAAGGCCACCGGTGATCAGATCCTGGTCCGCACCGGCCGCAGCATGGTCCCCACCACCCGCGCGCTGGCCATGCGTGCCCAGGTCCACGCCCTGGTGCAGCAGGCCCACCACCTCCTCTCCGCGCAGCAGGAGCTCGACCTGGCGGCTCTGGACCGGGTGTTCACCGTGCGCTGGCACGACGCCCTGACCGCCGCCTGCGGCACCGCCCTGATCACCGCCGTCCACGGCCAGGCCCCCGGCGTCCGGCTGCGCCTGTCCGCCGAACCCGGGACGGACGACGCCGAGCTGCGCCGGGGCGAGGTCGACCTCGAATCGAGCTCCAGCCCTCCGGCGCTCCCCGACATCCGCCACCGCCTCGTCGGCAGCGACCGGCTGGTCGTCGCGGTCCGACCGGGCCACCCGCTCACCTCAGGTCCGCTGACCCTCCAGCGCTACGCGGCCGCCGAGCACCTCACCGTTTCGCGACGCGGAAGCCTGCGCGACCCGATCGACGACGCCCTGACCACCCACGGCCTCGAACGACACGTCGTCGCCGCCGGGCCCACCGCCGCCTTCGCACTGCGACTCGCCCTCGACACCGACCTGGTCGTCACCCTCCCCGACGCGGTCACCCGCACGGCCCGGGAACACCTCGGCCTGACCACACTGCCGCCGCCACTCCCCCTGCCCGACGTACCCCTGTACCTGCTGTGGCACCAGCGCTACGACGACGACCGCGCCCACACCTGGCTGCGAGACCTGGCCACCGAAACCGTCCAGGCACTGTTCACCCCACCGACCTCCTCTCCACAGGCCCTCACCGACCGGACCGGGAAGTGA
- a CDS encoding VOC family protein gives MNITRHPENSVSWIDLGTPDTETTAAFYTALFGWTVAPPDPNGYRLCTLRGQLVAALGPAEDPGAPYWTINVTVSDIQATATRFTSLGARIIVAPNQVGTLGHAAVALDPVGAPLSLWQPGTHTGMQLAHEPGTFAGISLLTGHPEQAAAFYRRALHWSSNPEHTEFRLPDNSTAATSPPPDEPTAQRSLWLVRFASNQPDADAERARQLGATEVRQDSNGDVVLRDPTGALFGLTQHTR, from the coding sequence ATGAACATCACGCGGCACCCCGAGAACAGCGTGAGCTGGATCGACCTCGGCACCCCCGACACGGAGACGACGGCGGCGTTCTACACCGCGCTGTTCGGTTGGACCGTCGCCCCACCGGATCCCAACGGCTACCGGCTCTGCACACTGCGCGGACAGCTCGTCGCCGCCTTGGGGCCGGCCGAGGACCCCGGCGCGCCCTACTGGACGATCAACGTCACCGTGTCGGACATCCAAGCCACTGCCACCCGTTTCACGAGCCTGGGCGCCCGGATCATCGTGGCACCCAACCAGGTCGGGACGCTCGGCCACGCCGCCGTCGCCCTGGACCCCGTCGGCGCACCGCTGTCACTCTGGCAGCCCGGCACCCACACCGGCATGCAACTGGCCCACGAACCGGGCACCTTCGCGGGCATCAGCCTTCTCACCGGCCACCCCGAACAGGCTGCCGCCTTCTACCGACGAGCCCTGCACTGGAGCTCCAACCCCGAGCACACCGAGTTCCGGTTGCCGGACAACTCCACCGCCGCCACCAGCCCGCCGCCGGACGAACCAACGGCGCAGCGATCACTCTGGCTGGTCCGCTTCGCCAGCAACCAACCTGATGCCGACGCCGAGCGGGCCCGACAGCTCGGTGCGACGGAGGTCCGTCAGGACTCCAACGGAGACGTGGTCCTACGCGATCCCACGGGTGCCCTGTTCGGCCTCACCCAGCACACTCGATAG
- a CDS encoding flavodoxin family protein, whose translation MKTVIVCASVSHGNTRRVADSMAEVLGARVVSPEEADLAELAGADLVGFGSGVFQGRLHPRLTDFVKALPAGRGRAFVFATSGLPEFPLAPFTRPLVQLLEGKGFEVDGSFSCRAFDTWAPFRLVGGINKQRPNAGDLAAARAFAARLRDGQGSVS comes from the coding sequence ATGAAGACCGTCATCGTGTGCGCCTCTGTGTCGCACGGCAATACGCGTCGTGTCGCCGACAGCATGGCCGAGGTTCTGGGTGCGCGGGTCGTCTCGCCCGAGGAGGCCGACTTGGCGGAGCTGGCCGGGGCCGACCTCGTGGGATTCGGCTCGGGTGTGTTCCAGGGCAGGCTCCATCCGCGGCTGACCGATTTCGTCAAGGCGCTTCCCGCCGGGCGGGGGCGGGCGTTCGTGTTCGCCACCAGCGGGCTGCCCGAGTTTCCGCTGGCGCCGTTCACCCGCCCTCTGGTCCAGCTGCTCGAAGGCAAGGGCTTCGAGGTGGACGGGAGCTTCTCGTGCCGGGCGTTCGACACCTGGGCGCCGTTCAGGCTCGTCGGCGGTATCAACAAGCAGCGGCCGAACGCCGGGGACCTCGCCGCCGCGCGGGCATTCGCCGCGCGGCTGCGGGACGGACAGGGGTCGGTGTCCTGA
- a CDS encoding inositol monophosphatase family protein: MSTDMPFAADTTLLSDVTAAVKAAGVTLRDRYTSHARGVSLDEVVAEIHANDDAVLDVLREPLLRARRGSQWAEDELAGGALPPGEWWVVDPAEGNINHVHGMDDWAVTATLVRDNQPVLTVVHLPLTGDTYTAVAGGGAHLGGRPLKVSAKTGLGAALIGTGQAKPGEDERTFRRIGDSVTAMLINGLVVRVSVPATMQLIHVAAGRMDAFWQFSDVRSGLVAGALLVSEAGGTVTDLAGAPWNTASRDFLAAAPGLHGAALKVLSPIV, from the coding sequence ATGAGCACAGACATGCCTTTCGCCGCCGACACCACGCTCCTGTCCGACGTGACAGCCGCGGTGAAGGCCGCTGGCGTCACGCTGCGCGACCGCTACACCTCGCACGCCCGGGGCGTGAGTCTGGACGAGGTCGTCGCCGAGATCCACGCCAATGACGACGCGGTGCTGGACGTGCTGCGGGAGCCGCTGCTGCGGGCCCGGCGAGGGTCGCAGTGGGCCGAGGACGAGCTGGCCGGGGGCGCGCTCCCGCCGGGGGAGTGGTGGGTCGTCGACCCCGCCGAGGGCAACATCAACCACGTCCACGGCATGGACGACTGGGCCGTCACCGCCACCCTGGTCCGCGACAACCAGCCGGTGCTCACCGTCGTCCACCTGCCGCTGACCGGCGACACCTACACCGCGGTCGCCGGTGGCGGGGCCCACCTGGGCGGCCGACCGCTGAAGGTGTCCGCCAAGACCGGCCTGGGCGCCGCGCTCATCGGCACCGGCCAGGCCAAGCCCGGCGAGGACGAGCGCACCTTCCGGCGGATCGGTGACTCCGTCACCGCGATGCTCATCAACGGCCTGGTCGTACGTGTGTCCGTACCCGCCACGATGCAGCTCATCCACGTCGCCGCCGGACGCATGGACGCGTTCTGGCAGTTCTCCGACGTCCGCTCCGGCCTGGTCGCAGGCGCCCTGCTGGTCTCCGAGGCCGGTGGCACCGTCACCGACCTGGCGGGCGCACCCTGGAACACCGCCAGCCGCGACTTCCTGGCCGCCGCCCCCGGCCTCCACGGCGCCGCCCTCAAGGTCCTCTCGCCGATCGTCTGA
- a CDS encoding alpha/beta hydrolase family protein has translation MTTLRRAALAAALALVLPLPIAGAATAASPPAATAAALPPALLTPELPHPTGPFTVGLNTLHLVDTHRQDPWVPAAGPRQLMVSLFYPARPGTGGPAPYMTTAGALAWLRQDHIPNAADLAPALSATHSWAYTDARPAPGRFPLVLLSPGLTMPRATLTSVAVDLTSRGYVVALVDHTYEAPGITFPDGRTPGCVICDRPPAGGPEAVALSRAKDLSFVIDRLTDRHPSWPYARLIDPRRIGLAGHSIGGDAAAATMAADRRVRAGADLDGTLFAPIPATGLGGRPFLLLGAQADESPGQDPSWTQGWTRLDGWKRWLTIAGAQHGSFTDVPLLASQAGLPEPPTPLSPTRGLQLTHDYLGSFFDLQLKGIPRPLLDGPSPANPEITFQYP, from the coding sequence ATGACCACACTCCGTCGCGCGGCGCTGGCCGCCGCGCTCGCGCTCGTCCTCCCGCTGCCGATCGCCGGGGCGGCCACGGCCGCCAGCCCGCCCGCCGCCACCGCGGCAGCTCTGCCACCAGCCCTCCTCACCCCGGAACTACCCCACCCAACAGGCCCGTTCACAGTCGGCCTCAACACACTGCACCTGGTCGACACGCACCGGCAGGACCCCTGGGTCCCGGCTGCCGGGCCCCGGCAGCTGATGGTCTCCCTGTTCTATCCCGCCCGCCCCGGGACCGGCGGGCCCGCCCCCTACATGACGACCGCGGGAGCCCTGGCCTGGCTGCGGCAGGACCACATCCCGAACGCCGCCGACCTCGCCCCAGCGCTCAGCGCCACCCACAGCTGGGCGTACACCGACGCACGCCCGGCGCCCGGCCGGTTCCCGCTGGTCCTGCTCTCCCCCGGCCTCACCATGCCGCGAGCCACCCTGACCAGCGTCGCCGTCGACCTGACCAGCCGCGGGTACGTCGTCGCGCTGGTCGATCACACCTACGAGGCGCCCGGGATCACCTTCCCCGACGGCCGGACGCCCGGCTGCGTCATCTGCGACCGGCCCCCGGCAGGCGGCCCGGAGGCCGTGGCCCTCAGCCGCGCCAAGGACCTCTCCTTCGTCATCGACCGGTTGACCGACCGCCACCCGTCCTGGCCGTACGCCCGCCTGATCGACCCCCGGCGGATCGGCCTGGCCGGCCACTCCATCGGCGGTGACGCCGCCGCCGCGACCATGGCCGCCGACCGGCGGGTGCGGGCCGGCGCCGACCTGGACGGCACCCTCTTCGCACCGATCCCGGCCACCGGCCTGGGCGGCCGCCCCTTCCTGTTGCTCGGCGCGCAGGCCGACGAGAGCCCGGGCCAGGACCCCAGCTGGACTCAGGGCTGGACGCGCCTGGACGGCTGGAAGCGCTGGCTGACCATCGCCGGTGCCCAGCACGGCAGCTTCACGGACGTACCGTTGCTCGCCTCCCAGGCGGGCCTCCCCGAGCCGCCCACGCCGCTCTCGCCTACGCGCGGCCTGCAGCTCACCCACGACTACCTCGGGTCCTTCTTCGACCTTCAGCTGAAGGGCATCCCACGACCACTGCTCGACGGACCGTCACCGGCGAACCCGGAGATCACCTTCCAGTACCCGTGA
- a CDS encoding response regulator transcription factor — protein sequence MRVLVVEDERRLALALQRGLQAEGFVVDVAHDGPQGLWMASEHDYDLIVLDIMLPGLNGYRVCSRLRAAGNESGILMLTAKDGEYDEAEALDTGADDFLSKPFSYLVLVARLRALGRRTGRRRPEITTLGDLVLDPARHSCSRAGTEIRLTAREFAVLEYLARHAGEVVPKREILDQVWDSAFDGDPNVVEVHISAVRRKIDAPFGRAALETVRGAGYRLAADGG from the coding sequence ATGCGCGTACTGGTGGTGGAGGACGAACGACGGCTGGCCCTGGCCCTGCAGCGGGGGCTTCAGGCCGAAGGGTTCGTCGTGGACGTCGCCCACGACGGGCCGCAGGGCCTGTGGATGGCCTCCGAACACGACTACGACCTGATCGTGCTCGACATCATGCTGCCCGGCCTGAACGGCTACCGGGTCTGCTCACGCCTCCGCGCGGCCGGAAACGAGTCGGGCATCCTGATGCTCACGGCCAAGGACGGCGAGTACGACGAGGCGGAGGCCCTGGACACCGGGGCCGACGACTTCCTCTCCAAGCCGTTCTCCTACCTCGTCCTGGTCGCCCGGCTCCGCGCGCTGGGACGGCGTACGGGGCGCAGGCGCCCGGAGATCACGACCCTCGGCGACCTGGTCCTGGACCCGGCCCGGCACTCCTGTTCCCGCGCCGGTACGGAGATCCGGCTGACGGCGAGGGAGTTCGCGGTGCTGGAGTACCTCGCCCGGCACGCCGGTGAGGTGGTGCCCAAGCGGGAGATCCTCGACCAGGTGTGGGACAGCGCCTTCGACGGCGACCCGAACGTCGTCGAGGTACACATCAGCGCGGTGCGCCGGAAGATCGACGCCCCCTTCGGCCGGGCCGCGCTGGAGACCGTACGGGGTGCGGGCTACCGACTGGCGGCCGACGGTGGCTGA